The DNA sequence atagtacactacctttgaccagggcccatagggctgagTAACTGATTATAGCCAGCtcctgtcaaaagtagtgcactatataaggagtAGGGTGCCAATTGAGACACAGCCCTAGTCCTCCCCACCTTGTTACTGGTATCGTCCTGTTGGACAAGCAGCTCCTGTTGGTGTGGCAGCACATCTCCAGCAGCTCTTAGTCTAGTCGACCCCTCAGCGTGACCCCTTCCGTGTCTCAACAAGGCTCCTGATTGGTAgaagctcttcccacagtcaggTGCAAGGCAGCGGTAGGGCTTCTCCCCCGTGTGGCTCTTCTGGTGTATCCTAAAGGAGGACTGCTGAGAGAAGCTCTTCCCACACACGGTGCAGTGGAACGGCTTCTCTCCCGTGTGGGTCTTCATGTGTCGGTCCCGGGACTGTTTTGTAGTGAAGAGTCGTCCACACACAGAGCAAGGAAAGACTTCTTAGTGGATGATGTTGTGTTGTCGAGGTTGTTCTGTTGTACTACAGGGACATCAGACTCgcaccacactcctctctcttccgCTGAAACCTTTGAGGCCAGTGTTTCACGGTGATGGAGATAATCGTGGTTTTCCAACACCATCTCCCGCTGGCTCAACAGTGAGCTCTGGTCACCATGGTTACAGTCAGCTCCAGCGTTGTGGCGAAGAGGAGACAGGTTGGACACTTGGTCTACAGACTCCTGTAGCAGAGAACAGCACAGGCAAGGCTTCACCCTTACAGGTAAACAATTTAAACAAATTCAGCACTTGGTTCAGTCTAGTCCGCTGGACCCTGAGTTAGGAACATCACTACACTGCTGTGCTGTATCGTCTCCTGCCGGTtactaaagtttaaaaaaactgtttttgttcATAATGCGAAACAACACAGTTAACGCTAGACACATAAAAAGGTGACTATGTGATTAGCTAAAAACGACATTGTTATTACAACCAACAATTCAACTGACAGCAGACACTAGTTAGCATCGGCGACAAGCCAGCAAGCGACCTACATGAAATATTTACACTCATATATATTGAAAGAAAGCGGTTCCTTCCCCCCCCGACAAGTTTCCTGTCACCTCATCCATGATGTGTTGTTTAAGATGGTCCCACCGGGCAGGAATATCACAGGGATGACATACGGGTCATCGGCAGGTCGGGAAAGTTGTCATGTCAACCAGGACAGAGGTCGGGAAAGTTGTCATGTCAACCAGGACAGGGCCACGGCTAACGGTAGCTAAACCTGTTAACCTGTTAAGTCTGTTGCCCAGGACAACACATATGACGGTGATCTCCAAAAGTCGCCGTTCAACGAAGTCCCGTGGCCGATGATCGTCAGACAAAAGCGAAGTTCATAGCTGAATAGTTGTATTAGCAAATGGGAAGATAAGAAGCTACCATCCGCCAACTATAAACTCGCTAGcttaacagtaaaaaaaaaagacagaAGTAAAAGATAAATCACAAGCGGTAGTTGATTACTCTCGTCTAGATGGTCACGTCTGACGACACTGAGGCGGAAGCCGGAAGAAAAACAACAACCGGTTTGTTTCATATTCTgagcttcttcttttttttcaaaGAGCACTACTATATACAATGGACGTGGTGGTGAGTAGATAACAATACActcaaatataacatttataatgTTTCGAAGGTGGacgtatgttttttttttttgtctgctcAGTTCAGTGGTTCTGAACAAAGCAGCAGTTTCCTTGCCCGGTGGAAGCAGTCTAATCGATACGTTTCAACATTATATGTGAAATAGCTAGAATGGTGATATGCAGCGACCATGTTGGTGCTAGCAGTTTCCATCAATGAATATGTATAGAGATGCATGTTCAGGCATGATGTAGAATAAACCAGAATCTGGGTTTACGAAGGAGTCAGTTGAATATTGCGATTATCCTTTAAGCCCAGGAAACAGCCATTCAACTTGCCATTCACACATTTTTCAAACTTAATCATGTTAAAATATGTTCGGTACCGACCAAAGAATTGAGTTAAACTGAACAACTATATTCATTACAACTGTTCCTGGCCGGCATGTGCTTAGAAAAAAAATGTtaaagtaaatatatatattaaagtttaaaatatatatacgcACACTAAAGAAAGCTACATATAAACATGCTTTGTCTGGAAATAATTGTAGTGACAAATCCACTTCTGTTTtcttctctctcaggagaccaaaCTCACAGGGTCCCCTGGGCCCAAAGGTATCCATGGAGACCAAGTAATGCAGACCCTGAGGGGGGTGAAGCAGGAGGACTGTGGGCCCCTAACAACACCCCTAACAACGTACCTGAGTTTTGCTCATGTGAAaacagaagaagaggaggaagagatatgGGGTGTGGCTCACCCAAGTACAGGTGCTCttgccttctctctctttgtGATTTGTTTATTTACAACTTGCCGTTATTTAAATCTTGTGTGTTTCCTTCAGGGTTCTTCAACgtcaagaaagaggaagaggaagaagccataatatatcctatacagcctagtgagtacagcatcacagaggagtcatagtatatcctatacagactagtgagtacagcatcacagaggagtcatagtatatcctatacagcatcacagaggagtcatagtatatcctatacagcatcacagaggagccataatatatcctatacagcctagtgagtacagcatcacagaggagtcatagtatatcctatacagcatcacagaggagccatagtatatcctatacagactagtgagtacagcatcacagaggagtcatagtatatcctatacagactagtgagtacagcatcacagaggagtcatagtatatcctatacagactagtgagtacagcatcacagaggagtcatagtatatcctatacagcatcacagaggagtcatagtatatcctatacagcatcacagaggagccatagtatatcctatacagcatcacagaggagccatagtatatcctatacagcatcacagaggagccatagtatatcctatacagcatcacagaggagtcatagtatatcctatacagcatcacagaggagccatagtatatcctatacagcatcacagaggagtcatagtatatcctatacagactagtgagtacagcatcacagaggagccatagtatatcctGTACAGCATCACATaggagccatagtatatcctatacagcatcacagaggagccataatatatcctatacagcatcacagaggagccatagtatatcctatacagcaccacagaggagtcatagtatatcctatacagactagtgagtacagcatcacagaggagtcatagtatatcctatacagactagtgagtacagcatcacagaggagtcatagtatatcctatacagactagtgagtacagcatcacagaggagtcatagtatatcctatacagcatcacagaggagccatagtatatcctatacagcatcacagaggagtcatagtatatcctatacagcatcacagaggagtcatagtatatcctatacagcatcacagaggagccatagtatatcctatacagcatcacataggagtcatagtatatcctatacagcatcacagaggagccatagtatatcctatacaacatcacagaggagtcatagtatatcctatacagactagtgagtacagcatcacagaggagtcatagtatatcctatacagcatcacagaggagtcatagtatatcctatacagcatcacagaggagccatagtatatcctatacagcatcacagaggagccataatatatcctatacagcatcacagaggagccatagtatatcctGTACAGCATCACATaggagccatagtatatcctatacagcatcacagaggagccataatatatcctatacagcatcacagaggagccatagtatatcctatacagcaccacagaggagtcatagtatatcctatacagactagtgagtacagcatcacagaggagtcatagtatatcctatacagcctagtgagtacagcatcacagaggagtcatagtatatcctatacagactagtgagtacagcatcacagaggagtcatagtatatcctatacagcatcacagaggagccatagtatatcctatacagcatcacagaggagtcatagtatatcctatacagcatcacagaggagtcatagtatatcctatacagcatcacagaggagccatagtatatcctatacagcatcacatagagtcatagtatatcctatacagcatcacagaggagccatagtatatcctatacaacatcacagaggagtcatagtatatcctatacagactagtgagtacagcatcacagaggagtcatagtatatcctatacagcatcacagaggagtcatagtatatcctatacagcatcacagaggagccatagtatatcctatacagcatcacagaggagccataatatatcctatacagcatcacagaggagtcatagtatatcctatacagcatcacagaggagccatagtatatcctatacagcatcacagaggagccatagtatatcctatacagcatcacagaggagtcatagtatatcctatacagactagtgagtacagcatcacagaggagccatagtatatcctatacagactagtgagtacaacatcacagaggagccatagtatatcctatacagactagtgagtacagcatcacagaggagccatagtatatcctatacagactagtgagtacagcatcacagaggagccatagtatatcctatacagactagtgagtacagcatcacagaggagccatagtatatcctatacagactagtgagtacagcatcacagaggagccatagtatatcctatacagactagtgagtacagcatcacagaggagccatagtatatcctatacagactagtgagtacagcatcacagaggagccatagtatatcctatacagactagtgagtacagcatcacagaggagccatagtatatcctatacagactagtgagtacaacatcacagaggagccatagtatatcctatacaacatcacagaggagtcatagtatatcctatacaacatcacagaggagtcatagtatatcctatacagcatcacagaggagccatagtatatcctatacagcatcacagaggagccatagtatatcctatacagcatcacagaggagtcatagtatatcctatacaacatcacagaggagtcatagtatatcctatacagcatcacagaggagtcatagtatatcctatacagcatcacagaggagccatagtatatcctatacagcatcacagaggagccatagtatatcctatacagcatcacagaggagccatagtatatcctatacagcatcacagaggagccatagtatatcctatacagcatcacagaggagccatagtatatcctatacagcatcacagaggagccataatatatcctatacagactagtgagtacagcatcacagaggagccataatatatcctatacagcatcacagaggagctaCCATGGCGTTACTAAGCCTCTTATCTGACCTGAGATTTCTCTGTTCCCTCAGATGACAACCCAAGCCCTACTTCTGACCTTACCAGCCACAGTTCTGACGACTCCAGCCCTGACAATGGCCCTAGAGCCACCCCTGACAATGGCCCTAGAGCCACCCCTGACAAGAACAACCCCCACCATAATAGCGACCCCAGGTCTGGCCCTGCCGGTGGAGGGGCATCGGACAAGGACCCTGCATCCAGAGAGGAAgacgaggagggagaggagaggagcccccAGATCTCAGCAAACCCAGGGACTAAGCCCAACAAGACCAAAGGCGGTCGTCAGAGACCGTTCCCCTGCTCTCGGTGTGGGAAGCGTTTATCCACCACTGTTAGCTTAGACAAACACCAGGTCATCCACACCCGACTGAGACCGTACCCCTGCTCCGTACCGGCCTGCGCCAAGAGGTTCTGCTCACCAGCCGAGCtgaagagacacacactcacacacacaggtttcTTTAACTTTGGTTCCTTTCGAAAGTATTCAGTATTCGGGTTCTCAACCAATCTGgtcaataaatatatatatatatatttttaaatatttttgtcaCAAGTTCTGTCCACTTTTTTTGGGGGTTGAATTGTTTTAAGGTCGTTCTAGTGAACCTTTTCTAAAGGCATTCAATCATCAGACAATCAAGTTCAATAcgttgtgtgttttgtgttctcACCCAATACAGGAGAGAGACCCTTCCCCTGTCCAGACTGTGACAAGAGCTTCACCATACTGGCTGCTTTAAAGacccaccagagaacacacactggagagagaccTTACGTCTGTGAGGTGTGtgggaaggttggttctgtttaTTAAATCTCTAAAGacccaccagagaacacacacaggagagagaccctACGTCTGTGAGGGTGtgggaaggttggttctgtttaTTAAATCTTTAAAGacccaccaga is a window from the Oncorhynchus keta strain PuntledgeMale-10-30-2019 unplaced genomic scaffold, Oket_V2 Un_contig_28100_pilon_pilon, whole genome shotgun sequence genome containing:
- the LOC127923060 gene encoding zinc finger protein OZF-like isoform X4 → MDVVETKLTGSPGPKGIHGDQVMQTLRGVKQEDCGPLTTPLTTYLSFAHVKTEEEEEEIWGVAHPSTGFFNVKKEEEEEAIIYPIQPNDNPSPTSDLTSHSSDDSSPDNGPRATPDNGPRATPDKNNPHHNSDPRSGPAGGGASDKDPASREEDEEGEERSPQISANPGTKPNKTKGGRQRPFPCSRCGKRLSTTVSLDKHQVIHTRLRPYPCSVPACAKRFCSPAELKRHTLTHTGERPYVCEVCGKGFAQTGNLKSHERRHTGERPFSCSFCGKTFVESGHLKKHQRIHTGEKPYHCSSCPMKFPSSSELRVHEKIHSQEKPHSCSYCDKAFKQLSNLKLHQRIHSDQKPYACSYCDKTFRAQGTLKVHLRTHTGERPYPCSDCDKRFITSSELKVHQRIHTGEKPFYCYDCGKSYYQLKQLKEHMKFNPDHSTTRSGLSNIEDEDKLYSVT
- the LOC127923060 gene encoding zinc finger protein OZF-like isoform X2, whose protein sequence is MDVVETKLTGSPGPKGIHGDQVMQTLRGVKQEDCGPLTTPLTTYLSFAHVKTEEEEEEIWGVAHPSTGFFNVKKEEEEEAIIYPIQPNDNPSPTSDLTSHSSDDSSPDNGPRATPDNGPRATPDKNNPHHNSDPRSGPAGGGASDKDPASREEDEEGEERSPQISANPGTKPNKTKGGRQRPFPCSRCGKRLSTTVSLDKHQVIHTRLRPYPCSVPACAKRFCSPAELKRHTLTHTGERPFPCPDCDKSFTILAALKTHQRTHTGERPYVCEGFAQTGNLKSHERRHTGERPFSCSFCGKTFVESGHLKKHQRIHTGEKPYHCSSCPMKFPSSSELRVHEKIHSQEKPHSCSYCDKAFKQLSNLKLHQRIHSDQKPYACSYCDKTFRAQGTLKVHLRTHTGERPYPCSDCDKRFITSSELKVHQRIHTGEKPFYCYDCGKSYYQLKQLKEHMKFNPDHSTTRSGLSNIEDEDKLYSVT
- the LOC127923060 gene encoding zinc finger protein OZF-like isoform X1; amino-acid sequence: MDVVETKLTGSPGPKGIHGDQVMQTLRGVKQEDCGPLTTPLTTYLSFAHVKTEEEEEEIWGVAHPSTGFFNVKKEEEEEAIIYPIQPNDNPSPTSDLTSHSSDDSSPDNGPRATPDNGPRATPDKNNPHHNSDPRSGPAGGGASDKDPASREEDEEGEERSPQISANPGTKPNKTKGGRQRPFPCSRCGKRLSTTVSLDKHQVIHTRLRPYPCSVPACAKRFCSPAELKRHTLTHTGERPFPCPDCDKSFTILAALKTHQRTHTGERPYVCEVCGKGFAQTGNLKSHERRHTGERPFSCSFCGKTFVESGHLKKHQRIHTGEKPYHCSSCPMKFPSSSELRVHEKIHSQEKPHSCSYCDKAFKQLSNLKLHQRIHSDQKPYACSYCDKTFRAQGTLKVHLRTHTGERPYPCSDCDKRFITSSELKVHQRIHTGEKPFYCYDCGKSYYQLKQLKEHMKFNPDHSTTRSGLSNIEDEDKLYSVT
- the LOC127923060 gene encoding zinc finger protein OZF-like isoform X3 — its product is MQTLRGVKQEDCGPLTTPLTTYLSFAHVKTEEEEEEIWGVAHPSTGFFNVKKEEEEEAIIYPIQPNDNPSPTSDLTSHSSDDSSPDNGPRATPDNGPRATPDKNNPHHNSDPRSGPAGGGASDKDPASREEDEEGEERSPQISANPGTKPNKTKGGRQRPFPCSRCGKRLSTTVSLDKHQVIHTRLRPYPCSVPACAKRFCSPAELKRHTLTHTGERPFPCPDCDKSFTILAALKTHQRTHTGERPYVCEVCGKGFAQTGNLKSHERRHTGERPFSCSFCGKTFVESGHLKKHQRIHTGEKPYHCSSCPMKFPSSSELRVHEKIHSQEKPHSCSYCDKAFKQLSNLKLHQRIHSDQKPYACSYCDKTFRAQGTLKVHLRTHTGERPYPCSDCDKRFITSSELKVHQRIHTGEKPFYCYDCGKSYYQLKQLKEHMKFNPDHSTTRSGLSNIEDEDKLYSVT